Genomic DNA from Bacteroides zhangwenhongii:
GACGGGCATTGACAATCCAGATGTTGCGGATGTAATCCTCGAACACGTTGTATATCGGTTTCCAATACACTCCAGTGCTCTCCATCGCAACGTGAGTGATTCCTAATGATACCAACCATTCTCTCAATTGTGTCAAAGAACTCGTGAAGGTGTCAAAAGACTTGGTCTCCTTACAGATCCCTTCGCCTTGGACCGTCGCTACCACCACCTTCTTGTGGATGTCCATACCGCAACCGCGCGATACAACCTGATCGAAATGAATCCCTGCCATAATCGTCATTATTAGTGATATGCTAAGATATACTAATAAGACGTGCGACAGAACATTTTCATTTACTTTGGCGACTTCTAAATTGTCATGAGGGTTTCATTTATTTAAAAACAGTAAAGTAAAGGAGTTAATGCTAGCCTAATAAGACTAGCACTATACGGTTAAATCCCAATTATTGTTTTGTGTATGTAATTACCTCTCCTTCACCTTCTTCATCAATATCATCAACTAATACCAGTTTGGAACTTGTCAGTTCTTGAACACGCATTGAATAAATATCAGTTTCTCCGTAACTATCTTCTTCCCAAATGAAAGTGAAGACCTTACTCTTCTCATCATAAGTATATTTGAAGTTTTCTACTCCTTCTTTATCTATTTGTCCGTTTTCATAAATCGCACTTGAACCTGTACCGTCTGAATTAATAGTCATTACGTCCTTATATTCCACAGAGTTCCTATTCTCTATACTAACCCAAGTACCTACTAATGGATTTTCATCATCGTCATCGCTACAAGAAGTAAAACCTGCACATAAAGCAATAACCAATAAAGTTGCAAAAAATCTAAATGTTTTCATATTCTGTAAATAATCTTTTCGTTAATAATTTAATTTGTAGTATAAGCTGCTCAAAAATTGAGTTGGCTACTTAAAAGATAGTAGCAAAAGTTGTTTCTTTATGTCTGATTCGTAGTTATATATCGTTTATCTACCCTGTTCCCTTTGGATAGTATTACACAATGAAAAAGGCGTGGAAACTATTGAATATTACTATCGTGAGGCTCTCGACTGCCTAGAATGGGTAATAAACAATAGCCCACGCCAAACGATATATAAACTATCCCCAATAAGATAGGTATATAACATTGACGTGAGCGTTCTTGCCTACTATCCCCATTCCTTGAAATTGTCGAGATTT
This window encodes:
- a CDS encoding lipocalin family protein — its product is MKTFRFFATLLVIALCAGFTSCSDDDDENPLVGTWVSIENRNSVEYKDVMTINSDGTGSSAIYENGQIDKEGVENFKYTYDEKSKVFTFIWEEDSYGETDIYSMRVQELTSSKLVLVDDIDEEGEGEVITYTKQ